The Thermodesulfobacteriota bacterium genome includes the window TGAAAATACAGTCGGGAGGATTTAAAATGGCCCACGAATTACCTCAGCTACCTTATGATTACAGCGCATTAGAACCTCACATTGATGCAAAAACTATGGAGATTCACCATGGAAAGCATCATCAAACATATGTTAATAATTTGAACGCAGCTTTAGCAAATCACTCTGAACTTGAGAGCAAAACTGCTGAAGAGCTTGTCAAAGATCTAAGCTCAGTGCCTGAGGATATTAGAACCGCCGTAAGAAACAACGGTGGTGGCCATGTAAACCATTCAATGTTTTGGCTATGCATGAGCCCAAGTGGTGGAGGCGAGCCAAGCGGAGAACTTGCAGATGCAATTAATTCAGCATTTGGCAGCCTTGATGCTTTTAAAGAACAATTTGCAAAAGCTGGAGCAACTCGTTTTGGAAGCGGCTGGGCATGGCTATGTGTTGATGGAGGCGGCAATTTGGTTGTTACCTCAACTCCAAATCAGGATAATCCTATGTCAGATGGACTAGCACCTATTCTTGGTCTGGATGTATGGGAGCATGCGTATTATTTGAATTATCAGAACAGAAGACCAGATTATATCTCGGCGTTTTGGAATGTTGTTAACTGGGAACAAGTTGCAGCAAATTACGCCG containing:
- a CDS encoding superoxide dismutase, translating into MAHELPQLPYDYSALEPHIDAKTMEIHHGKHHQTYVNNLNAALANHSELESKTAEELVKDLSSVPEDIRTAVRNNGGGHVNHSMFWLCMSPSGGGEPSGELADAINSAFGSLDAFKEQFAKAGATRFGSGWAWLCVDGGGNLVVTSTPNQDNPMSDGLAPILGLDVWEHAYYLNYQNRRPDYISAFWNVVNWEQVAANYAASK